From Aggregicoccus sp. 17bor-14, the proteins below share one genomic window:
- a CDS encoding M13 family metallopeptidase gives MRLGRTLLTLALGAALPALASSPPAPAPALKGIEVGDLDRKVDPCTDFYAFANGAWRQQNPIPPSMVRWSRRWQAGESAKERLKEILDEVSQRRDWKPGSVEQLIGDHYGACMDEAAVEARGVQPVEPLLQQIAALKDGAGVQGMIATLHQMSLPVPFGLAAQSAYAEPTRVIVHLFASGLGLPDRDYYVKTEPRFVEAREKYRAHVARLFQLAGRSEAEAKQAGEDVLAMETELARASLDNVALRDPANTDHMMKFAALQKLAPAFDWAGYYRRLGVQRADLNVMEPKFLQELDRQLKETPLPRWKTYLTWHVLRAAAPQLTRAFVQEDFAFDQQYLGGAKELKPRWKRCVESTDRLLGEALGKKYVERYFPPAAKARMQVMVKDLLASMGDTIQGLDWMGPQTKKQALEKLATFNPKIGYPDKWKDYSSVKVDRAHHWENVVAGRKFAMRDALSTVNRPVDRGRWDITPPTSDAYYNPSLNEIVFPAGILQPPAFSMEANDAVNYGAIGVVIGHEISHGFDDQGAKFDAQGRLRDWWQPADLKHFSERGACVVQQFDKYPVEGGVFHNGKLVLGESIGDLAGAKIAYGALQRAMKRTPVPTVDGFTPEQQFFIAWGQFRGDAVRPETQRLMVQGDPHPIGKYRVVGPLSNLREFQQAFQCKDGAPMVRPAAQRCEVW, from the coding sequence ATGCGCCTCGGACGCACGCTGCTCACCCTCGCGCTCGGCGCTGCCCTGCCAGCGCTCGCATCCTCCCCACCTGCCCCTGCCCCTGCGCTCAAGGGCATCGAGGTGGGGGACCTCGACCGCAAGGTGGACCCCTGCACGGACTTCTACGCGTTCGCCAACGGGGCGTGGCGCCAGCAGAACCCCATCCCGCCGTCCATGGTGCGCTGGAGCCGCCGCTGGCAGGCCGGTGAGAGCGCGAAGGAGCGGCTGAAGGAGATCCTGGACGAGGTCTCCCAGCGCCGCGACTGGAAGCCCGGCAGCGTGGAGCAGCTCATCGGGGACCACTACGGCGCCTGCATGGACGAGGCGGCGGTGGAGGCGCGCGGGGTGCAGCCCGTGGAGCCGCTGCTGCAGCAGATTGCCGCGCTGAAGGACGGGGCGGGCGTGCAGGGGATGATCGCCACGCTGCACCAGATGAGCCTGCCGGTGCCCTTCGGGCTCGCCGCGCAGTCGGCCTACGCCGAGCCCACGCGCGTCATCGTGCACCTCTTCGCGAGCGGGCTGGGGCTGCCGGACCGCGACTACTACGTGAAGACCGAGCCGCGCTTCGTCGAGGCGCGCGAGAAGTACCGCGCGCACGTGGCGCGCCTCTTCCAGCTCGCCGGCCGCAGCGAGGCCGAGGCGAAGCAGGCGGGCGAGGACGTGCTCGCGATGGAGACGGAGCTCGCGCGCGCCTCCCTGGACAACGTGGCGCTGCGAGACCCCGCCAACACCGACCACATGATGAAGTTCGCGGCGCTGCAGAAGCTCGCGCCCGCCTTCGACTGGGCCGGCTACTACCGGCGCCTGGGCGTGCAGCGCGCGGACCTCAACGTGATGGAGCCCAAGTTCCTCCAGGAGCTGGACCGGCAGCTGAAGGAGACGCCGCTGCCGCGCTGGAAGACCTACCTCACCTGGCACGTGCTGCGCGCCGCCGCGCCGCAGCTCACGCGCGCCTTCGTGCAGGAGGACTTCGCCTTCGACCAGCAGTACCTGGGCGGCGCGAAGGAGCTGAAGCCGCGCTGGAAGCGCTGCGTGGAGTCCACGGACCGGCTGCTGGGCGAGGCGCTGGGCAAGAAGTACGTGGAGCGCTACTTCCCGCCCGCGGCGAAGGCCCGCATGCAGGTGATGGTGAAGGACCTGCTCGCCTCCATGGGGGACACGATCCAGGGCCTGGACTGGATGGGGCCGCAGACGAAGAAGCAGGCGCTCGAGAAGCTCGCGACCTTCAACCCGAAGATCGGCTACCCGGACAAGTGGAAGGACTACTCGAGCGTGAAGGTGGACCGCGCGCACCACTGGGAGAACGTGGTGGCGGGGCGCAAGTTCGCCATGCGCGATGCGCTCTCCACGGTGAACCGCCCGGTGGACCGCGGCCGCTGGGACATCACGCCGCCCACCTCGGACGCCTACTACAACCCCTCGCTCAACGAGATCGTCTTCCCCGCGGGCATCCTGCAGCCGCCCGCCTTCAGCATGGAGGCGAACGACGCGGTGAACTACGGCGCCATCGGCGTGGTCATCGGGCATGAGATCAGCCACGGCTTCGACGACCAGGGCGCCAAGTTCGACGCGCAGGGGCGCCTGCGCGACTGGTGGCAGCCGGCGGACCTGAAGCACTTCTCCGAGCGCGGCGCCTGCGTGGTGCAGCAGTTCGACAAGTACCCGGTGGAGGGCGGCGTCTTCCACAACGGCAAGCTGGTGCTGGGCGAGAGCATCGGGGACCTCGCGGGCGCGAAGATCGCCTACGGCGCCCTGCAGCGCGCGATGAAGCGCACGCCGGTGCCCACGGTGGACGGCTTCACCCCCGAGCAGCAGTTCTTCATCGCCTGGGGGCAGTTCCGCGGCGATGCGGTGCGCCCCGAGACCCAGCGCCTGATGGTGCAGGGAGACCCGCACCCCATTGGCAAGTACCGGGTGGTGGGACCGCTCTCGAACCTGCGCGAGTTCCAGCAGGCCTTCCAGTGCAAGGACGGCGCGCCCATGGTGCGCCCGGCCGCGCAGCGCTGCGAGGTGTGGTGA
- a CDS encoding glycine cleavage system protein R, which produces MSARISLVVTFTGPDRPGIVSALSHSVASHGGNWEKSRMARLSGRFAGILQVSVEEAHAEALTRELERVEGLSVRVDRDPPSELPLGEQRLHLELTGADRPGIVRDVTGALARRGVSIVDLSTESVSAPMSGEALFKATADLRCTSHLDLELLRREVESRLTDDLMVDLTLVPPHG; this is translated from the coding sequence ATGAGCGCCCGCATCTCCCTCGTCGTCACCTTCACCGGCCCGGACCGCCCGGGCATCGTCAGCGCGCTCTCGCACTCGGTGGCGAGCCACGGCGGCAACTGGGAGAAGAGCCGCATGGCGCGCCTGTCCGGGCGCTTCGCCGGCATCCTGCAGGTGTCCGTCGAGGAGGCGCACGCCGAGGCGCTCACCCGCGAGCTCGAGCGCGTGGAGGGCCTCAGCGTGCGCGTGGACCGCGACCCGCCCAGCGAGCTGCCCCTGGGCGAGCAGCGGCTGCACCTGGAGCTCACCGGGGCGGACCGCCCGGGCATCGTGCGCGACGTGACGGGCGCGCTCGCGCGGCGCGGGGTGAGCATCGTGGACCTCTCCACCGAGTCGGTGAGCGCCCCCATGTCCGGCGAGGCCCTGTTCAAGGCCACCGCGGACCTGCGCTGCACCTCGCACCTGGACCTGGAGCTCCTGCGCCGCGAGGTGGAGAGCCGGCTCACCGACGACCTGATGGTGGACCTCACGCTCGTGCCGCCGCACGGCTGA
- a CDS encoding NAD(P)-dependent oxidoreductase, whose product MRQTDTVALLGAGLMGTGMGRSLLRAGLKVRAWNRTRERLRPLEEAGARACESAREAARGAGVVLTMLSDGAAVEAVMTGADGVLASLDPGAVWAQMSTVGIAATERLMAAAAGREVAYVDAPVLGTREPAEAGQLLVLASGEEAALRACERVFSAVGSRTLPLGAAGQGTRTKLVVNAWLVGLLGALAESFAVARSVGVPEERLLEVIAGGGLDVKYAHLKGKLMLAHSYPASFPLQLALKDARLVREAAAAAKVSLPVMEGVIRHFERALEKGLGGEDMAALAEAVGR is encoded by the coding sequence ATGCGACAGACCGACACGGTGGCGCTGCTGGGCGCGGGGCTGATGGGCACGGGCATGGGCCGAAGCCTCCTGCGCGCGGGGCTGAAGGTGCGCGCGTGGAACCGCACCCGCGAGCGCCTGCGCCCGCTGGAGGAGGCCGGGGCCAGGGCCTGCGAGAGCGCGCGCGAGGCGGCCCGGGGCGCCGGGGTGGTGCTCACCATGCTCTCGGACGGCGCGGCAGTGGAGGCGGTGATGACGGGCGCGGACGGGGTGCTCGCCTCGCTCGACCCGGGCGCGGTGTGGGCGCAGATGAGCACCGTGGGCATCGCCGCCACCGAGCGGCTGATGGCGGCGGCCGCGGGCCGGGAGGTCGCGTACGTGGATGCGCCGGTGCTCGGCACCCGGGAGCCGGCGGAAGCCGGCCAGCTGCTGGTGCTCGCCTCGGGGGAGGAGGCGGCGCTGCGGGCGTGTGAGCGGGTCTTCTCCGCGGTGGGCAGCCGCACGCTGCCGCTGGGCGCCGCGGGCCAGGGCACGCGCACCAAGCTGGTGGTCAACGCGTGGCTGGTGGGGCTGCTGGGCGCGCTCGCCGAGTCCTTCGCGGTGGCGCGCAGCGTGGGCGTGCCCGAGGAGCGGCTGCTGGAGGTCATCGCCGGCGGCGGGCTGGACGTGAAGTACGCGCACCTCAAGGGCAAGCTGATGCTCGCGCACAGCTACCCCGCGAGCTTCCCGCTGCAGCTCGCGCTCAAGGACGCGCGGCTCGTGCGCGAGGCCGCGGCGGCCGCGAAGGTGTCCCTGCCGGTGATGGAGGGCGTCATCCGCCACTTCGAGCGCGCGCTGGAGAAGGGGCTGGGCGGCGAGGACATGGCGGCGCTCGCGGAGGCCGTGGGGCGCTGA
- a CDS encoding GAF domain-containing sensor histidine kinase — protein MRRMPEPFSREELSREDMGALLEAVQELAYLRELDDVMAFVRRTARALTGADGVTFVLREGDHVHYADEDAIAPLWKGHRFAMSSCVSGWAILHREPAVIEDVFADPRVPHEVYRQTFVKSLAMVPLRRAEPIGAIGAYWATSRRATPREVQLLQALADSAAVAVDNGRLYALEQRARERAEAEAALRREFVATVSHDLKNPLATITMSATMLGPLVVALNGRARHHLERIQRAAWRMDRMVTDLLDMAAIEAGALHVRPVPVDLHGLLDQVAEFAPLASERNQVLEIQLPELRAAVECDPDRIHQVFSNLVGNAVKFTPEGGSIRVSARIEDGHVAFSVVDSGPGLPEALLAQPFQPFRRGTEQTDRRGVGLGLSIAYGLVSAHGGTLRGSNAVAGGAVFEFTLPRSTARG, from the coding sequence ATGCGGCGAATGCCCGAGCCCTTCTCCCGCGAGGAGCTCTCCCGCGAGGACATGGGCGCACTGCTCGAGGCGGTACAGGAGCTCGCGTACCTGCGCGAGCTGGACGACGTGATGGCCTTCGTGCGGCGCACCGCGCGCGCCCTCACCGGCGCGGACGGCGTCACCTTCGTGCTGCGCGAGGGCGACCACGTGCACTACGCGGACGAGGACGCCATCGCGCCGCTGTGGAAGGGGCACCGCTTCGCGATGAGCAGCTGCGTGTCCGGGTGGGCCATCCTCCACCGCGAGCCGGCCGTCATCGAGGACGTGTTCGCGGACCCGCGCGTCCCGCACGAGGTGTACCGGCAGACCTTCGTGAAGAGCCTCGCCATGGTGCCCCTGCGCCGCGCCGAGCCCATCGGGGCCATCGGGGCGTACTGGGCGACCTCGCGGCGCGCGACGCCGCGCGAGGTGCAGCTGCTGCAGGCGCTCGCGGACTCGGCGGCGGTGGCCGTGGACAACGGGCGCCTCTACGCGCTGGAGCAGCGGGCGCGCGAGCGCGCCGAGGCGGAAGCGGCGCTGCGGCGCGAGTTCGTGGCCACGGTGTCGCACGACCTGAAGAACCCGCTCGCCACCATCACCATGAGCGCGACGATGCTGGGCCCGCTGGTGGTCGCGCTCAACGGACGCGCGCGCCACCACCTCGAGCGCATCCAGCGCGCGGCGTGGCGCATGGACCGGATGGTGACGGACCTGCTGGACATGGCCGCCATCGAGGCGGGCGCGCTGCACGTGCGCCCCGTGCCGGTGGACCTGCACGGGCTGCTGGACCAGGTGGCGGAGTTCGCCCCGCTCGCGAGCGAGCGCAACCAGGTGCTGGAGATCCAGCTCCCCGAGCTGCGCGCCGCGGTCGAGTGCGACCCGGACCGCATCCACCAGGTGTTCTCCAACCTGGTGGGCAACGCGGTGAAGTTCACGCCCGAGGGCGGGAGCATCCGGGTGAGCGCGCGGATCGAGGACGGACACGTGGCGTTCAGCGTGGTGGACTCGGGGCCGGGCCTGCCCGAGGCCCTGCTCGCGCAGCCCTTCCAGCCCTTCCGCCGCGGCACGGAGCAGACCGACCGGCGCGGGGTGGGGCTGGGCCTCTCCATCGCCTACGGGCTGGTGAGTGCCCACGGCGGCACGCTGCGCGGCAGCAACGCGGTGGCGGGGGGCGCGGTGTTCGAGTTCACCCTGCCGCGCAGCACGGCGCGGGGCTGA
- a CDS encoding pyridoxal phosphate-dependent aminotransferase, whose protein sequence is MSRFSRRTLFPREPNALALALSAARAEGRPLLDLTESNPTRVGLPRPPPGLLASPEALDYAPEPLGLPAARAALGAFLGLPPEHLVLSASSSEAYGWLFKLLCEPGDEVLVPAPGYPLFEHLAQLEGVAARPYRLPLAHGFGLDVEELSRALTPRTRAIVVVNPGNPTGHFLQEGELAQLASLCAARGLALVSDEVFAPYAWAGSAEGRVASVAGRALPMPTFCLGGLSKGAGLPGLKLGWLHVGGPEAEREEALARLELVADTFLSVGTPVQQALPALLAHAPAFQRAALARVAQNRAALRAARPAHAAWDLLPAEGGWSAVLRIPREPGEEATCLALLAAGVLVQPGYFYDFSGGAFLVLSLLVEPAVLGAALPLLQRVLASS, encoded by the coding sequence GTGAGCCGCTTCTCCCGGCGCACGCTCTTTCCCCGCGAGCCCAACGCGCTCGCCCTCGCGCTCTCGGCCGCCCGCGCCGAAGGGCGCCCCCTGCTGGACCTCACCGAGTCCAACCCCACGCGCGTCGGCCTCCCCCGGCCCCCGCCCGGGCTGCTCGCCTCTCCCGAGGCGCTGGACTACGCGCCCGAGCCCCTGGGGCTCCCGGCTGCGCGCGCCGCGCTGGGCGCCTTCCTCGGCCTTCCCCCCGAGCACCTGGTGCTCAGCGCGAGCAGCAGCGAGGCCTACGGCTGGCTCTTCAAGCTGCTGTGCGAGCCGGGCGACGAGGTGCTGGTGCCCGCTCCCGGCTACCCCCTCTTCGAGCACCTCGCGCAGCTGGAGGGCGTGGCGGCGCGCCCCTACCGCCTGCCGCTCGCGCACGGCTTCGGGCTGGACGTGGAGGAGCTCTCGCGCGCGCTCACCCCGCGCACCCGCGCCATCGTCGTGGTGAACCCGGGCAACCCCACCGGCCACTTCCTGCAGGAGGGCGAGCTCGCGCAGCTCGCGAGCCTGTGCGCCGCGCGCGGGCTCGCGCTGGTGAGCGACGAGGTGTTCGCCCCGTACGCGTGGGCGGGGTCCGCCGAGGGCCGGGTGGCGAGCGTGGCGGGGCGCGCGCTGCCCATGCCCACCTTCTGCTTGGGCGGGCTCTCCAAGGGGGCGGGGCTGCCGGGGCTCAAGCTGGGCTGGCTGCACGTGGGCGGCCCCGAGGCCGAGCGCGAGGAGGCACTCGCGCGCCTGGAGCTGGTGGCGGACACCTTCCTCTCGGTGGGCACGCCCGTGCAGCAGGCCCTGCCCGCGCTGCTCGCGCACGCGCCGGCGTTCCAGCGGGCAGCGCTCGCGCGCGTGGCGCAGAACCGCGCGGCGCTCCGGGCGGCGCGGCCGGCGCACGCCGCCTGGGACCTGCTGCCCGCGGAAGGGGGCTGGAGCGCGGTGCTGCGCATCCCGCGCGAGCCCGGCGAGGAGGCCACCTGCCTCGCGCTGCTCGCGGCGGGCGTGCTCGTGCAGCCCGGCTACTTCTACGACTTCTCGGGCGGCGCCTTCCTCGTCCTCTCGCTGCTGGTGGAGCCCGCGGTGCTCGGGGCAGCGCTGCCCCTGCTGCAGCGGGTGCTCGCGAGCAGCTGA
- the bioD gene encoding dethiobiotin synthase, producing MTPRIFVTGTDTGVGKTQASCALLRLMSDAGLAPRAFKPYESGCRSLARPEDAQALRRAARSLQSLDEVCPQRYRLPLAPGIAAQREGRESSWAKTLGAWRTVGQGACVVEGAGGLFVPLDPEHDVVDLIAELGLPVLLVARAGLGTLNHTALSLEALGRRRIPVAAVLLSRTADVDDPSERDNARLIAERHGVRVLGPVPHEPDAAARAAAFRRALAPLLPVLQARSAQGR from the coding sequence ATGACTCCGCGAATCTTCGTCACTGGAACCGACACCGGCGTGGGCAAGACGCAGGCCTCCTGCGCGCTGCTGCGCCTCATGTCGGACGCGGGCCTCGCCCCGCGCGCCTTCAAGCCCTACGAGAGCGGCTGCCGCTCGCTCGCGCGCCCCGAGGACGCCCAGGCCCTGCGCCGCGCCGCGCGCAGCCTGCAGTCGCTGGACGAGGTCTGTCCCCAGCGCTACCGGCTCCCGCTCGCCCCCGGCATCGCGGCGCAGCGCGAGGGGCGCGAGAGCTCCTGGGCGAAGACGCTCGGGGCGTGGCGCACGGTGGGGCAGGGCGCGTGCGTGGTGGAGGGGGCGGGCGGGCTCTTCGTGCCGCTGGACCCGGAGCACGACGTGGTGGACCTCATCGCGGAGCTCGGCCTGCCGGTGCTGCTGGTGGCGCGCGCGGGGCTGGGGACGCTGAACCACACGGCGTTGAGCCTCGAGGCGCTCGGGCGCCGGCGCATCCCGGTGGCCGCGGTGCTGCTCAGCCGCACGGCAGACGTGGACGACCCCTCCGAGCGGGACAACGCGCGCCTCATCGCCGAGCGCCACGGCGTGCGCGTGCTGGGCCCGGTGCCCCACGAGCCGGACGCCGCGGCCCGCGCCGCGGCCTTCCGCCGGGCGCTCGCGCCGCTGCTCCCGGTGCTACAGGCCCGAAGCGCCCAGGGCCGGTAA
- the bioF gene encoding 8-amino-7-oxononanoate synthase, producing the protein MPHAPGLPAQAWAEEELARLEAQGLRRTLEPHAGAQGAQLQVGGRTLLNFSSNDYLGLAAHPAVRAAAARALEAHGVGAGASRLVVGDTLAHGRLEARLARFEGAEAVRLFNSGYAANTGVLPALLGPQDAVFSDALNHASLVDGCRLSRARTVVYPHADVGALARALRDTPARRRLIVTDAVFSMDGDLAPLAELVQLARAHGAALLVDEAHATGVLGPRGGGLCEALGLADAVDIRMGTLSKSLGAFGAYVATSRAVADLMVSRARPLVFSTALPAAVCAAAEAAVDLVEQQPPLRARLWRHIHAFSEGLRALGLPAEARSAVFPVVLGSPERALAAAACLREAGLLVKAIRPPTVPEGTSRLRFCLSAAHEDHHIQQALHALAALDLRTPAPRGP; encoded by the coding sequence GTGCCGCACGCCCCGGGCCTGCCCGCGCAGGCCTGGGCCGAGGAGGAGCTCGCGCGGCTCGAGGCGCAGGGGCTGCGCCGCACGCTGGAGCCGCACGCGGGCGCGCAAGGGGCGCAGCTGCAGGTGGGCGGGCGCACCCTGCTCAACTTCTCGAGCAACGACTACCTCGGGCTCGCCGCGCACCCTGCGGTGCGCGCCGCGGCCGCGCGCGCGCTGGAGGCGCACGGGGTGGGCGCGGGCGCGAGCCGGCTCGTGGTGGGCGACACGCTCGCGCACGGGCGCCTGGAGGCGCGGCTCGCGCGCTTCGAGGGGGCCGAGGCGGTGCGCCTCTTCAACTCGGGCTACGCGGCGAACACCGGCGTGCTGCCCGCGCTGCTGGGCCCGCAGGACGCGGTCTTCTCGGACGCGCTCAACCACGCGAGCCTCGTGGACGGCTGCCGCCTGTCGCGCGCGCGCACGGTGGTGTACCCGCACGCGGACGTGGGCGCGCTCGCCCGGGCACTTCGGGACACGCCCGCGCGCCGGCGCCTCATCGTCACGGACGCGGTGTTCTCCATGGACGGGGACCTGGCGCCGCTCGCCGAGCTGGTACAGCTGGCACGCGCGCACGGCGCCGCGCTGCTGGTGGACGAGGCGCACGCGACGGGCGTGCTGGGCCCGAGGGGCGGCGGCCTGTGCGAGGCGCTGGGGCTCGCGGACGCGGTGGACATCCGCATGGGCACGCTCTCCAAGAGCCTGGGGGCCTTCGGCGCCTACGTGGCGACGAGCCGCGCGGTGGCGGACCTGATGGTGAGCCGCGCGCGGCCGCTCGTGTTCAGCACGGCGCTGCCCGCGGCGGTGTGCGCCGCGGCCGAGGCGGCGGTGGACCTCGTCGAGCAACAGCCGCCGCTGCGCGCGCGTCTGTGGCGCCACATCCACGCCTTCAGCGAGGGGCTGCGCGCGCTCGGCCTCCCCGCGGAGGCGCGCAGCGCGGTGTTCCCGGTGGTGCTGGGCAGCCCCGAGCGCGCGCTCGCCGCGGCGGCGTGCCTGCGCGAGGCGGGGTTGCTCGTGAAGGCCATCCGCCCGCCCACCGTGCCCGAGGGGACGAGCCGCCTGCGCTTCTGCCTCTCCGCGGCGCACGAGGACCACCACATCCAACAGGCGCTCCACGCGCTGGCCGCGTTGGACCTGCGCACCCCCGCTCCCCGAGGACCATGA
- the bioB gene encoding biotin synthase BioB, whose protein sequence is MSEHATETDTDTLTGHAHYAKPLPEGLQLRHDWTLAEVKALYELPLLDLVHRAQTVHRQVFTDNKVQLCSLLSIKTGGCPEDCGYCPQAARYHTGVKAEKLMPVPQVLEAAASARAAGATRFCMGAAWREVKDGAQFDSVLEMVKGVRALGMEACATLGMLSDSQAQRLKEAGLSAYNHNLDTSKEHYGDIISTRTYDDRLRTLSRVRNAGISVCCGGIIGMGESVEDRCNLLLTLANQEHHPESVPVNALVAVEGTPLANQKRVETLDMVRTIATARILMPASMVRLSAGRMQMNEEAQLLCMMAGANSLFFGEKLLTTGNPQYESDMALLEKAGIRPLEPNAGAR, encoded by the coding sequence ATGTCCGAGCACGCGACCGAGACCGACACCGACACCCTGACGGGCCACGCCCACTACGCGAAGCCCCTGCCCGAGGGGCTGCAGCTGCGCCACGACTGGACGCTCGCCGAGGTGAAGGCCCTGTACGAATTGCCGCTGCTGGACCTCGTCCACCGCGCGCAGACGGTGCACCGGCAGGTGTTCACGGACAACAAGGTGCAGCTGTGCAGCCTGCTGTCCATCAAGACGGGCGGCTGCCCGGAGGACTGCGGCTACTGCCCGCAGGCGGCGCGCTACCACACCGGCGTGAAGGCCGAGAAGCTGATGCCGGTGCCCCAGGTGCTCGAGGCCGCCGCGAGCGCGCGCGCCGCCGGCGCCACCCGCTTCTGCATGGGCGCGGCCTGGCGCGAGGTGAAGGACGGCGCCCAGTTCGACAGCGTGCTGGAGATGGTGAAGGGCGTGCGCGCGCTGGGCATGGAGGCGTGCGCGACGCTGGGCATGCTCAGCGACTCGCAGGCCCAGCGCCTCAAGGAGGCGGGCCTCAGCGCGTACAACCACAACCTGGACACCTCGAAGGAGCACTACGGGGACATCATCTCCACGCGCACCTACGACGATCGCCTGCGCACCCTCTCGCGCGTGCGCAACGCGGGCATCAGCGTGTGCTGCGGCGGCATCATCGGCATGGGCGAGAGCGTGGAGGACCGCTGCAACCTGCTGCTCACGCTCGCCAACCAGGAGCACCACCCGGAGAGCGTGCCGGTGAACGCGCTGGTGGCGGTGGAGGGCACGCCGCTCGCGAACCAGAAGCGCGTGGAGACGCTGGACATGGTGCGCACCATCGCCACTGCCCGCATCCTCATGCCCGCCTCCATGGTGCGCCTGAGCGCGGGCCGCATGCAGATGAACGAGGAGGCGCAGCTCCTGTGCATGATGGCGGGCGCCAACTCGCTCTTCTTCGGCGAGAAGCTGCTCACCACCGGCAACCCCCAGTACGAGAGCGACATGGCGCTGCTCGAGAAGGCCGGCATCCGGCCGCTCGAGCCCAACGCCGGCGCGCGCTAG
- a CDS encoding GlsB/YeaQ/YmgE family stress response membrane protein codes for MGIIAFIVVGIIAGLIARALMPGNQSMGLVATAILGIVGSFVGGLIASLFSSDGHVWDLHPTGLIFSVIGAMLVLLLVGMANGRRHLHT; via the coding sequence ATGGGGATCATCGCGTTCATCGTCGTCGGCATCATCGCGGGGCTCATCGCCCGCGCGCTCATGCCCGGTAACCAGTCCATGGGCCTGGTGGCCACGGCCATCCTGGGCATCGTGGGCTCCTTCGTGGGCGGCCTCATCGCCTCGCTCTTCAGCAGCGACGGGCACGTCTGGGACCTGCACCCCACCGGCCTCATCTTCAGCGTGATCGGCGCGATGCTGGTGCTGCTGCTCGTCGGCATGGCCAACGGCCGCCGCCACCTGCACACCTAG
- the radA gene encoding DNA repair protein RadA, whose translation MAKAKTHYTCQACGYQTAKWLGKCPDCGAWSSLLEEAQDTPESERRPAWGASGGASKPVLLREVSAEVEARRRTGIAEFDRVLGGGVVAGSLVLLGGDPGIGKSTLLLAALDRLAKDGPVLYVSGEESLRQTKMRAERLRVESHGIHLFAETDADRVLAAAETLKPSALVVDSIQTMYLPELGSAPGSISQVREVAGRLMAYAKRSGVPTFLVGHVTKDGSIAGPRVLEHMVDTVLYFEGERGHPFRILRAHKNRFGSTNEIGVFEMKGAGLIEVADPSALFLSERPAGKSGSVVTSTLNGTRPLLVEVQALVAPTGYGTARRTAIGVDTNRVALLAAVLEKKEDIPLVGCDIFVNVAGGMTLNEPACDLAVCAALVSSLQNRPLDPHTLVLGEVGLAGEVRAVGQAEPRIAEAAKMGFKRVVLPKGSAKRLEEKRLHVVGVETLTEALSAMFD comes from the coding sequence ATGGCGAAGGCGAAGACGCACTACACCTGCCAGGCGTGCGGGTACCAGACGGCGAAGTGGCTGGGCAAGTGCCCGGACTGCGGCGCGTGGAGCAGCCTCCTCGAGGAGGCGCAGGACACCCCGGAGAGCGAGCGGCGCCCGGCGTGGGGCGCCTCGGGTGGGGCGAGCAAGCCGGTGCTGCTGCGCGAGGTGAGCGCCGAGGTGGAGGCGCGCCGGCGCACCGGCATCGCCGAGTTCGACCGCGTGCTGGGCGGGGGCGTCGTCGCCGGGAGCCTCGTGCTGCTGGGCGGTGACCCCGGCATCGGCAAGAGCACGCTCCTGCTCGCGGCCCTGGACCGGCTCGCGAAGGACGGCCCGGTGCTCTACGTCTCGGGCGAGGAGAGCTTGCGCCAGACGAAGATGCGCGCCGAGCGCCTGCGCGTGGAGAGCCACGGCATCCACCTCTTCGCGGAGACGGACGCGGACCGCGTGCTCGCGGCGGCGGAGACCCTCAAGCCCAGCGCCCTGGTGGTGGACTCCATCCAGACCATGTACCTGCCGGAGCTGGGCAGCGCCCCGGGCAGCATCTCGCAGGTGCGCGAGGTGGCGGGCCGCCTCATGGCGTACGCGAAGCGCAGCGGCGTGCCCACCTTCCTCGTGGGCCACGTGACGAAGGACGGCAGCATCGCGGGCCCGCGCGTGCTCGAGCACATGGTGGACACGGTGCTCTACTTCGAGGGCGAGCGCGGGCATCCGTTCCGCATCCTGCGCGCGCACAAGAACCGCTTCGGCTCCACGAACGAGATCGGCGTCTTCGAGATGAAGGGGGCGGGCCTCATCGAGGTGGCCGACCCGAGCGCGCTGTTCCTCAGCGAGCGGCCCGCGGGCAAGAGCGGCAGCGTGGTGACCTCCACGCTCAACGGCACGCGGCCCCTGCTGGTGGAGGTGCAGGCGCTGGTGGCCCCCACCGGCTACGGCACCGCGCGGCGCACCGCCATCGGCGTGGACACCAACCGCGTGGCGCTGCTCGCCGCGGTGCTGGAGAAGAAGGAGGACATCCCGCTGGTGGGCTGCGACATCTTCGTGAACGTGGCGGGCGGGATGACCCTGAACGAGCCCGCCTGCGACCTCGCGGTGTGCGCTGCCCTGGTGAGCAGCCTGCAGAACCGCCCGCTGGACCCGCACACGCTGGTGCTCGGCGAGGTGGGCCTCGCGGGTGAGGTGCGCGCCGTGGGCCAGGCCGAGCCGCGCATCGCCGAGGCCGCGAAGATGGGCTTCAAGCGCGTGGTGCTGCCCAAGGGGAGCGCGAAGCGGCTCGAGGAGAAGCGCCTGCACGTGGTGGGCGTGGAGACGCTCACCGAGGCGCTGAGCGCGATGTTCGACTAG